Proteins from a single region of Deinococcota bacterium:
- a CDS encoding FAD-binding protein, with protein sequence MEPEAIAAALGRFVEPKRILSDPVQTETYSYDASFATRLKRYRPDVVVRAETTEEVAAVMRWCYEHEVPVYPRGAATSQSGGAMAVRGGVSLDLSPMNRILEMAAENLQVICQPGVIHADLNKALKAHGLFFAPDPGSSSMCTIGGMIANNSSGVRAVKYGQTRHHVLGLEVVLPGGEVVTTGGVNSRALKTVSGYELTALFVGSEGTLGVVTRARLKVLPIPAKRALSLAAFDDLEAAGRAVQRVFARGILPSAIEILDRRALEAIRLFRPEVDLPVAAEVLIFEAEGDPITVAELARQIARACRGLATQVEWTDDSERAARLWDARRVVGAAVARVQKGYTRVYAGEDICVPITAIPQALRAIHDLGEKYGIYVAIYGHVGDGNVHAAPIIDMRDPEQVEKAERMVEDIHELALELKGTTTGEHGVGLVRAQYMAREHGGALDLMRLLKRSLDPKNLMNPGKMALDHPHPEPSS encoded by the coding sequence GTGGAGCCTGAAGCGATCGCCGCGGCCCTGGGAAGGTTCGTCGAGCCGAAGAGGATCTTGAGCGATCCCGTGCAGACCGAAACCTACTCCTACGACGCCTCCTTCGCCACCCGCTTGAAGCGCTACCGCCCCGACGTGGTGGTGCGGGCGGAGACGACCGAGGAGGTGGCGGCGGTCATGCGCTGGTGTTACGAGCACGAGGTGCCGGTCTATCCGCGGGGCGCGGCCACCTCGCAGTCGGGCGGCGCCATGGCCGTGCGCGGCGGCGTCAGTCTCGACCTCTCGCCGATGAACCGGATCCTCGAAATGGCCGCCGAGAACCTGCAGGTGATCTGCCAGCCCGGCGTCATCCACGCCGACCTCAACAAGGCCTTGAAAGCACATGGCCTCTTTTTCGCGCCCGACCCGGGCAGCTCGAGCATGTGCACCATCGGCGGGATGATCGCCAACAACTCGAGCGGGGTGCGCGCCGTCAAGTACGGCCAGACCCGCCATCACGTCCTGGGCTTGGAGGTCGTCTTGCCGGGCGGCGAGGTGGTAACCACCGGCGGGGTGAACTCGAGGGCGCTAAAGACCGTCTCCGGCTACGAGCTCACCGCCCTCTTCGTCGGCTCCGAGGGTACGCTCGGGGTCGTCACCAGGGCGCGCCTCAAGGTCCTGCCGATCCCTGCCAAGCGGGCGCTCAGCCTGGCCGCCTTCGACGACCTGGAGGCCGCCGGGCGGGCGGTGCAGCGCGTCTTCGCTCGGGGCATCCTGCCCTCGGCCATCGAGATCTTGGACCGCCGCGCCCTGGAGGCCATCCGCCTCTTCCGCCCCGAGGTGGACTTGCCCGTGGCCGCGGAAGTGTTGATCTTCGAGGCGGAAGGCGACCCCATCACCGTCGCCGAACTGGCCCGCCAGATCGCTAGAGCCTGCCGGGGCCTGGCGACCCAGGTGGAGTGGACCGACGATAGCGAGCGGGCCGCTCGCCTCTGGGACGCGCGCCGCGTGGTGGGGGCGGCGGTCGCCCGCGTGCAGAAGGGCTACACCCGCGTCTATGCCGGCGAGGACATCTGCGTGCCCATCACCGCCATCCCCCAGGCCCTGCGCGCCATCCACGACCTCGGCGAAAAGTACGGCATCTACGTAGCCATCTACGGCCACGTCGGCGACGGCAACGTCCACGCCGCGCCCATCATCGACATGCGCGACCCCGAGCAGGTCGAAAAGGCCGAGCGCATGGTCGAGGACATTCACGAGCTGGCGCTCGAGCTCAAGGGGACGACCACCGGCGAGCACGGCGTCGGCCTGGTGCGCGCCCAGTACATGGCCCGCGAGCACGGCGGGGCCCTGGACTTGATGCGCCTCCTGAAGCGCAGCCTCGACCCCAAGAACCTGATGAACCCTGGCAAGATGGCGCTCGACCACCCTCACCCCGAACCGTCCTCGTAG